CAGGAGACTCGAGCAACAAGTCGTTCCTCCAATTTACTGATACGTATGTAAAAAGACATTGTGGGTGAACCTTAGTTGACACACCTACGTCCTCgccaatatatatatatatatatatatatatatatatatatataggccCGTACAGATGGCTGTAGTTTCAGCAAGCTAAGCAGCAGAAAACCACTTCATGTACATGCGCAAATGCACTTCTACGTCTGTGCATCTGCATACACACGGTTGTTTCCGCATCTCTGTGCTGGAACGACAGGCGTATTTGTGCACAAGAGCTTGGAGACTCACCTGAAGGTCTTCGATCGAATCCTCGAGTTCCGCCATCGTCGCAGATcagcctgtctcttccaaCAATCCTGAGaacgtttttcttcctgtgttCCTGAGACGACTTCGTCCTATAGACGCTTGTCTCCCTCGAGAGAACCGCGTTTAGACAGCCAGAACAGCCCGAGTACAGATAGCTACACAGTAGGGAGACCGGAAAACACAACCATCTTTCTGTGGACAACACACAGAACCTTGGCCTCTCGTTCTTTGCGAACGCGCACTTTCTGTCCACTCGGTGTCTCACGCAGACTCCCTGAGGACAAGGTGTATCCGCGCAACTCTTTCTTTGATGTGAGAGGAGCCCAAAAGAGGCGGACCTCGGCCCCGGGAGAACGGGACGCACCAGCACACACCGTGTCTCTATTGAAGAAAAGCCACGCTTTGGGGAGGCACTTCTTTCAAAGACGTCAGAAACGCGGCAACTGCTTCTGGGCGGCTCAAAACCCACGCAAACTGAGAATGCTGGAAACACGTATGTCTGTAAGGCTTGGCCATGCCTTTCTACACATACGCTTCCCTCCGTTTGCCGGTGTTTCTTCCCAGAGCTtctctggaagaagaggaagagaagccgatGTGTGTCGGCGCTGCGTGTGCGCCGCCTGCCTGCTGAGCTTTACCGCGACGAACCGCcgagagggcggcgacgcgagtTCTGTTGGAATCCACCGTACGGCCGGGAGCTCCTGGAGAACACGTGCCGATTGACGGCTCCGCTTTCGCGACAAACGCGAGAAtgtggagaaaaaagacggggGGATCCCCCGTGTTACGCATGTGCCtctatgtatgtacactggaTCCGAAGACCCACGCTCCACCGGCACGCAGAGGCACAGGTTTTGTGTGGAAAACCTGCGCGTGTAAAGCCTCCGCGGAGGAAATTCGCAGAAGCGCAAGCAAGTACACAAGCAAACGACAACTGTGTGGACCCACAAAGAAGCGTTCTGATGCTTCGACTGGAGTTCAGCCCTCTAAACCAAGACAGGGGCGACCGAGACACAGCCCGTCAGCCGAGGGAGGAGCAGGGAAACGGCTACAGAAGTTTGGAAAAGGCCAAATCCCTAGGTACCGGTGGGCCCTTGCACGGCGTGGAAGCATtaacgaagaaaaggggcgaCGGATCGAGAGGTGTTCTCCTATTTTTGCGACAAATCTTGAGGGGGGCCaagagaagccgccgcgGGCAATCGTGGAACCCGCATGCAGACATAAAGGAAAAAACCGGAAACCGACAAGAGAAGACGTAGGAATTCGAAACGGGAGAATAAGCTGGACAGGCGCGAATTCCCAGAATTTTACAAAGGATAGCGTGAGTTTTGCATCCACTTCTTCCGCAGGCCTcgccagaaaaaacgcgcgacTATCACTCGCACCGTTTCTTGACAGGATGAACCTTCTGCTGCgaaaagcgcagagagggcTGACAGCGCGCCTGGGAGAAGCGTCCTTCCTGAAAGAAGGAGCCTCCCAAAATCGGCAGAGACTTACTTGTGGACCCACAGAGAGGCACAAGACACCAGGAATGAGCAGAGCCGAATATTCAAgcacgaagaaaaggacacggAAGAACTCATTTCTCAGAACTGCCCACTGCTGGAATGGGAGCCTCCCGGCACGCGGCCAAGCACACTGCCACAGGAGGGTCAAACATAGACAGCTgacttcttcgtttttcctttcttttcgtaAAAAAACGGGTGTCTATTCCCTACTCTGCTGTAGGTTGTCTTGGCATGTCGTTCAAGACAGAGGACATAAACTGGAGGCAGTACcatctttttcttcgttcgAGCGCCCCTGTTTTTAGGCACTACCGTGTGGCGCTGCCGTGCACAAGCAAGAATGAAGAGATTTGGCGAAAGCAGTGTTGCCCAGTGGCTGATGTTCCTTGGTGTCGCATCTTTCCCACGCGTCAAACGCGAAACCAAAGAGGCTCGTTAGAGAGACAGGCTGCTCCCGTCGTTCTTTCGTTCAATCGGCAGCGGCGCCTTTTGCACATCTGTTCCGCATGCGCCGCATGAAGTACGGGTCCCCCGGTAGTCAGCCACCGTTTTTCGGGGATTTCCCGTTTTGTAAACACACACCTGTGAGCCTTTTGTTTTAAAGACAGGCGTAACCCAGCGAGACGCTCGCAAGTGCCCTCACTACATGCTCCTCTCTACGTCCCAACCACTCATTTTTTGACGCCACCTCGCGGCGAAAAGACCGATTCTTTGTCCTGGCTCTTCTAGATTTCTTTAGGCGTTCAAGTGCCCGCCTCCTTTTCGGCTCGCCACAGCGCACGAGTGTTTTTTCAGCGCGTTTCTGCGTGCTTACCGCTCCTCTGCAAAGGCAGAGATGCGCAGAACGCGAGTGTGCTACCTGTCGCCTGACTCGCCTACAGGCTGGATGGTTTGCGGTAACAGAGAGGCTCTGTTATGCACAATGCGATAAGATGAGTAACCGATTCTCGCCACAAGATCCTCGCCACGTCGAGGCGTACTTGGAGTATAGGACTATTGttggagacacagacaacgGCACCTTGCTGAGCCGTCAAGTGAGACGAAAACACGCAGGAAAATGTGCATGGCCACGCATCATAACGTGGTAGTTGCGACACGGAACTAAAGTTAAACGCCAGTGCTTTCAAACCTGAGTGACCTTGCGGAGCCACGCGAGATGTCTCCACTCAGCCGTAGTCCGTAACCTCTCACAGTTCACACCCAATGCAAACCCGCACGTCGCCCGCCTGTGatttgtgtgcatgcatgcatatgcgtaCGAAGATTTAGGTCTGCGTGGATCTGAGTGTGGATGCAAAACCCCACATGTTTCGGATGCAGTCTTGATGTTGATCGACCGGACGGGTTTTGTCTTTCCTCAGGAGTACGACGCGGTGCGTGAgcgcgcagcggctgcgagTCGGAACCCTCTACGCGTGTTTTGGAGAAACAACGTCAGCGGCGTGGACTGCCGAAACGTGGGTCCGTCGTCTTTGTGTTTGTGTGGACATCGGCTGCGCGACCACGATTGGATGGCGACTGAGACCAAAGCGGTGAAGTGTCGTATGCAGGCATGCAAATGCCGGCTCTTTGAATTCATTCCGGTACACGGCTCTCAAGACGTCAAATGCAGATGCAAGCATTCGTACGCAGACCACGACGTTTTGTCGCGAAAATGCACTCGCTGTGCACCTCGACAGGCGCCGCCTTTCCATCGCACTCAAAGGCTCAGCAAACCCAAACAGGCTGCCTCGGCTCTGTGTACTGGATTCATGCCGTCCTACACATGTTCGTGTGGATCTGCGTTCGCTGCACACGAAACTGTTTTTGAAACAACGAGCGAAAGACGGGAACAAGGCGCACCAGCTGTGGCAGGAGCGACAGGCacggacggagacagcttGGCGTTCATGGGCGGGCTCTCAGGTAAGGCCCAAAAACGCGGGCTGCAAGAGACATGGAGAAGCCGGAGTGCACTGGATGTGCTTTTCTCTGACCAGCTGCGGAGCTGTCTAGAAGCAAACCTCACTTCAGCGCCACGCATCGGGCTGTCAAGGCCTGTACCTGCACTGCCTTTGTACCCATTGACCTACCCCTCGACGTAGGGAAATCCATCATTCTTGCCCTCTCATCATCTACCCTCCGAGTTCTGTAGTAGtctatatgtacatgtgtatgtgtctAAATTGATCTAAATCtgcatctgtctctctccactcgtCGATTTATCTGTGAACATGCACCTTTCGTCCTTCATACCTCGCCATAGCTGCCTGTCTCTACCGACTTGTCCGGCAATGCAGGAGTCTCTGTCCTTGTCGACTTCCCCAATTGCTTCTGGTGTGTGTGGTTTTGTTcgtgcctctgtgtctcccctgCATGTTTCATTCCCTGCTTATTTGCGTGTACATGGTAACATGCACAGCTTTACCCTCCTTTTGTTTTACAAAAAATCTCTCTCATGGCACTGTTTTAGCAGGACCACGACACCGAACGGTCCTGTGTTCGCCTTTTAAACGCATTTCAGCTTTTTACGCCattctctttcccccgcgtctctgtgtccaGATTCGGGGAATGTGGAACTTTCTGTGCGGGTCCTCATCGTCTCGAGCAGTTCTGTTTCGCGTGTTCTTCGCACTCCGCGGTGTGCTTCTTGATCGCTCTTACTAGTTCGCGTGGGTCGACCTCGCTTTTCAGCTGCTCTTCCAgttctttgttttttccagaCAAAGCATCTCTCTTGGAAGGCGTGAACGACCTGTTCCTGCCGTGCGAAGACACAAACGCAGGAGATACAGAGACTCACACGTGTCCTCGAATATTCTGTTATTCCTGCTTTGTTCGTCCATTCTAGCCAGTCATATATCTAAATGCATGTGCGATGttgtttttcccgtttcttgctcttttctgtgcatgtATGCGCAGATTTCACGAGTTTGCTGGACGGCGTGAACAGAATGTCCCTCTCCTGTGCAGACCCACTACGGCGGTTATGGGACAGCCACGCAGGAGCGACCCAGGCAGCGGCAGGCACGAATGCCTCTCTGAGTTGTGAAAAGCGTGGAGCCAGAGAGTCAAACGTTCATTTACGCACAGAGGGCTCAAACGAGAACGACGACGTTCTTTACCTTCTCTTCAGGCCTTGCTTGTTCAAGACACCCGCGGCGGGGACTCGAGCCTGAGGCTGACTTCAGAAAAATGGACAACGAAACTCACATTTGACGCTGCTGCTTGCTTCGCACTTCAAAGGGACaaacatgtatgtatatgcgaGTACACAGCTTAGAATACTGCATCTGtctatgtacatatacatgcatctgcatgcatgttaACATACACTCACATACGAATACGCATTTGGGGATGGGTATAGGTTTTTTTAATAATGCTCATTTTGTTTTCCCGGCCTGCGCGAtaaaggaaaacgcggagattcggaggcagaggaacaCACCGAGTTACGGACCACATGtgctttccgttcttccaACAGCTTGCCGAGGTATTTTGGGATGTTTCTGCCCTGCGCTTTTTCTGACGCGTACACATAGTGTGGCGATTCTCCGCTGCAAACTTTATCCACATCCCTCTCTGTGGGACGATTTGTTTTTAAGGGAAGGCAGCGCTACTCTAGAGACTGCTGGCGTATATAGGCGGCCCCGAGAAGGTactcttccgtctcttggCGAGACGTGTTCCGTTGGAGTACGGCTGGCTGTCTCGAACAGAGTTCGTCCTGTTACTGGGCACTCTGTTGTCTCCAATGCAAGGCGTATTCCAGATGCTTTGATCGACTTTGTGGGAATCCGTTCACTGTTGACCCCGCAAAGGTGTCGGCGTTGCATCACATTCTGACGACGATGTTGGGGATCCAGTACCTGTTTTGAGTCAGTACACGTCCGGAACCGTGCAAACGAGCAGCTAGACTGCATGATTCTCAGAACAGCTGTGGAGACTATCGACTATCGTTCAAGCGCCTCAGCCAAACCAAGAGCTACTGCCGAGGGCTACTCCCCATCTACGGGATAGAGCACATCCCGTCGAACGGCGACCTTTGGGATCTTGCGCCACTAAAAGTTGACCCACGAAATATAAATCGCGTAGATCCTTTTTTGCACGTGCTTGTGTTCCGTGTGAAAGAAAACACGGTGTTCGTGTCCCCGTTCGCAAAGATGTGCCCGATACCTGGGACTtcgttctcgtttctcgccggATCGGTTCCGTGCTTTTATTCCCAGTTTCCTTCGGTCCGTTCTGCTTTAGAGAATACTGTCAAAAGCACGACCTCGGCAAACCGGCACCACACTGGCAAACAGCTGTACACATGGATCTACACCGTACATGAACAGTGTACGCCGTACGCCGATCtctcgaggcgaggcggagaccaCGATTCCTCTCACATACTCTACGCAAAGAGAACTACCGGCGTGGAGCACGGGCAGCCTCGGACACACAAAGAACAATACTCCTTTTCTCACACCATCTCTCGCCCCCATCTACCCACATACATCTCCCCCCATTTCCCCCGCACATGCGACACACTGCTTATTTCTTGGAAGCCTTCACTGCGGACTTGGTGACCTTGCTGCCAGCACCGggctccttcttctcgacggACTTGAtgacgccgacggcgacggtCTGCTTCATGTCACGAACAGCGAAACGGCCAAGAGGAGGGTAGTCAGTGAAGGCCTCGACGACCATGGGCTTGGAGGGCTCCATGTTGACCATGGCGGCATCACCGGACTTGATGCACTTCGGGGACTCTTCGAGGGTCTTCCCGGAACGCTTGTCCATCTTGGTCTTGATCTCAGCGAACTTGCAGGCAATGTGGGCAGTGTGGCAATCGATAACGGGGGAGTAACCGTTCTTGATCTCACCAGGGTGGTTCAGCACAATGACCTGAGCCAAGAAGGTGGCGCATCCCTTCGCGGGATCGTTCTTCGAGTCGGAGGCGACGTATCCTCTCTTCAGTTCCTTGACGGAGACGTTCTTCACGTTGAAGCCAACGTTGTCACCGGGCACGGCCTGCTCCAGAACTTCGTGGTGCATTTCAACGGATTTGCACTCAGTGGTCAGACCGACCGGAGCGAAGGTGAGGACCATACCAGCCTTCAGAATACCGGTCTCGACTCTGCCGACAGGCACGGTACCGATACCGCCAATCTTGTAGACGTCCTGGAGGGGCAAACGGAGAGGCTTGTCGCTCGGGCGCTTCGGGGCCTCCATCATGTCCAGAGCCTCGACAAGAGTCTTGCCCTTGTACCACGACATGTTGGTCGACTTCTCCACCATGTTGTCACCAACGAAACCAGAGATGGCGACGAAGGGGACCTTCTCCGGGTTGTAGCCGACCTTCTTCAGGTACATGGCAACTTCCTTCTGGATTTCGTTGAAGCGGTCCTCAGAGTAGTTGCAAGAGTCCATCTTGTTGATGCCAACAATCATTTGCTTCACACCGAGGGTGAAGGCGAGCAGAGCGTGCTCACGAGTTTGACCTGCGCACcaacgacggagacagggaggggCAACCGTGAAACAGTCCCGCGCGACcgccagcgaagaaaaacaccaTGGGAGCAAGCAGGTTTGCCACACACAGAAACGCTCTACTCTGTCTCGGACTCTTCACAGAGACAACTCTCctgcgaggaaacagaccCCGAGCACGCTGGAAACCCAGCCTCCTGGACTCCCTTTTGCTCGGCGTGTGCGCGAGACTCCTTCAAACAAGTGCACATGTGTATGTGAATGTCTAAAATACACGCACGCAAACGCTTTTACATCTGCCAGGGCTCAAACCCCCCCACCCTCCCTCCAAGACACTCTGCCTACTGAGACCAGGAAGACCACTGAAGACGACTGCGCAACGGCCGAGGGACTCGACGGAGCGCCTGTccgcgcgtcgctctgctGCCACACTTTTCCCCCATCCCCGCAGGCGTATGTAGCGTAAAACCTAAAAGAGTCGCAAATGCATACAGTTCACGAG
This sequence is a window from Neospora caninum Liverpool complete genome, chromosome V. Protein-coding genes within it:
- a CDS encoding Elongation factor 1-alpha, related, which codes for MGKEKTHINLVVIGHVDSGKSTTTGHLIYKLGGIDKRTIEKFEKESSEMGKGSFKYAWVLDKLKAERERGITIDIALWQFETPKYHYTVIDAPGHRDFIKNMITGTSQADVALLVVPAEAGGFEGAFSKEGQTREHALLAFTLGVKQMIVGINKMDSCNYSEDRFNEIQKEVAMYLKKVGYNPEKVPFVAISGFVGDNMVEKSTNMSWYKGKTLVEALDMMEAPKRPSDKPLRLPLQDVYKIGGIGTVPVGRVETGILKAGMVLTFAPVGLTTECKSVEMHHEVLEQAVPGDNVGFNVKNVSVKELKRGYVASDSKNDPAKGCATFLAQVIVLNHPGEIKNGYSPVIDCHTAHIACKFAEIKTKMDKRSGKTLEESPKCIKSGDAAMVNMEPSKPMVVEAFTDYPPLGRFAVRDMKQTVAVGVIKSVEKKEPGAGSKVTKSAVKASKK